One Eremothecium cymbalariae DBVPG#7215 chromosome 2, complete sequence DNA window includes the following coding sequences:
- the CSE1 gene encoding importin-alpha export receptor (similar to Ashbya gossypii AFR273W), protein MSDLETISHYLAQSVVAATARSSEHSLKALENQDGFALMLLHIVASTNLPASTRLAGALFFKNFIKRKWVNENGDHILSENDVELVKKEILPLMIKLPGNLQAQVGESISIIADSDFPDKWTNLLEEFVNQLSLDDMVTNKGVLTVAHSIFKRWRPLFRSDELFLEIKMVLDKFAGPYMQLLKTVDENITANENNEAKLNILFDVLLVLVKLCYDLNCQDIPEFFEDNMQTCMSIMHKYLAYHNPLLENANEDDEASSLVKVKSSIAELVQLYTSRYEDVFGPMVGQFIETTWNLLVSLTPQAKYDILVSKCLSFMTAVARIPRYFDLFNNESAMNNITEQIILPNVTLRDSDNELFEDDPIEYIRRDLEGSDSDTRRRACTDFLKELKEKNESLSTNVVLSHINNFFEKYRADPSVNWKYKDLSVYLYTALAINGNVTSSGVGSTNIMLDVVQFFTKEIIPDLTGPVPHPILRVDAIKYIYTFRNQLTKNQLMEILPVMASFLQDENYVVYSYAAVTIERILSIRESNTSPKFIFTKDDLNNSSQLLLDNLFSLIMKQNSTPEKLAENEFLMKAVHRILLTSEDSIKPYAANILKQLIEIITIIAKNPSNPRFTHYTFESLSVVIKFNHDNLASIIEAIMPIFLNILADDIQEFMPYVFQIIAYCVEQLPSNMGIPEAIAQLYQPLLSPTVWDLKGCVPAVTRLLKDIIKHDPSAYPNLIPVLGIFQRLIASKAYDTHGFELLEYIITYIPLSKLQDYLKQIAVLLLQRLQGSRTEKYVKKFIVFLGVLSNKFDSDFVVRFIDEVQPELFKQVWTNFVIVTLPNIGNLLDRKIAFIGALNTVTAENIYTGSYSMLLVPTLDVILKTTVSESLVDSKTDYIDMDASEEITTFGSSFSRLITIAEKPYDPLPQVDVIQGVKMYLKNAFSKLHPVLLNQVTQGLSEEGRRALSSLST, encoded by the coding sequence ATGTCGGATTTAGAGACTATATCACATTATTTGGCTCAatctgttgttgctgctacTGCTAGGTCTTCCGAGCATAGTTTAAAGGCGTTGGAGAATCAAGACGGCTTTGCTTTAATGCTTCTTCATATTGTCGCATCAACTAATCTGCCAGCTTCTACTAGATTGGCAGGAGCTTTGTTCTTCAAGAACTTCATAAAGCGCAAATGGGTTAACGAGAATGGTGACCATATACTTTCGGAAAACGATGTTGAATTGGTCAAGAAGGAGATTCTTCCATTGATGATTAAGTTGCCTGGTAATTTACAGGCGCAAGTTGGGGAATCTATTTCCATTATAGCAGACTCTGATTTCCCTGATAAATGGACAAACCTACTTGAAGAGTTTGTGAACCAGCTTTCTCTTGATGATATGGTAACCAACAAAGGAGTTCTTACCGTTGCCCACTCTATTTTTAAGAGGTGGAGGCCATTATTTCGGTCCGATGAGCTGTTCCTGGAGATTAAAATGGTGCTAGACAAGTTTGCAGGGCCATACATGcaacttttgaagactgttgatgaaaatattacGGCGAATGAAAATAACGAGGCCAAATTGAACATCTTGTTTGATGTGCTACTTGTGTTGGTCAAACTATGCTACGATTTGAATTGTCAGGATATCCCTGAATTTTTTGAGGACAACATGCAAACTTGCATGTCTATAATGCATAAATACTTGGCTTATCATAATCCGCTCTTAGAAAACGCgaatgaagatgatgaggcGAGTTCTTTGGTGAAGGTAAAATCATCTATTGCTGAGTTGGTTCAGTTGTATACTTCTCGTTATGAAGATGTCTTTGGTCCGATGGTTGGTCaatttattgaaacaaCATGGAACTTGTTAGTTTCCTTGACTCCTCAGGCAAAATACGATATTTTGGTTTCTAAATGTTTATCGTTTATGACAGCAGTTGCTCGAATTCCAAGATATTTTGATCTGTTTAACAATGAATCAGCGATGAATAATATTACGGAGCAAATAATTTTGCCAAACGTGACTTTGCGCGATTCAGAtaatgaattatttgagGATGACCCAATCGAATATATTAGAAGAGACTTAGAAGGTTCCGATTCAGATACCCGAAGAAGGGCATGCACAGACTTTCTCAAGGAATTAAAGGAGAAGAATGAATCTTTATCAACTAATGTCGTGTTATCTCAcattaataatttttttgagaaatatCGAGCTGATCCAAGTGTTAATTGGAAATACAAGGACCTTTCTGTCTATCTTTACACAGCCTTGGCTATTAACGGGAATGTTACTAGTTCAGGTGTCGGTTCCACAAATATTATGCTAGACgttgttcaattttttaCCAAGGAAATTATTCCAGATTTGACAGGTCCAGTGCCACATCCTATTCTTAGGGTCGATGctataaaatatatttatactttTAGAAATCAGTTAACCAAGAATCAATTGATGGAAATTCTCCCCGTTATGGCCAGTTTTCTACAAGATGAAAATTATGTTGTTTATTCATATGCTGCTGTAACAATTGAAAGAATTTTATCAATTAGGGAATCTAATACTTCGCCAAAATTCATATTTACTAAGGATGACTTGAATAATAGTTCACAATTACTATTGGATAACCTATTTTCTTTGATCATGAAACAAAATTCTACACCTGAAAAATTGGCtgaaaatgaatttttgatgaaagCAGTACACCGAATCCTTTTAACATCTGAAGATTCAATAAAACCCTATGCTGCCAATATCCTAAAGCAGTTAATTGAGATTATAACCATAATCGCTAAAAACCCATCAAATCCACGGTTTACACATTATACATTTGAATCGCTTTCTGTAGTGATTAAGTTTAATCATGACAACTTGGCCTCGATAATCGAAGCAATTATGcctatttttttgaatatattagCGGATGATATTCAGGAGTTTATGCCTTATGTGTTCCAAATAATTGCTTATTGTGTAGAACAACTACCTTCCAATATGGGCATTCCGGAAGCTATTGCGCAATTATACCAACCTTTGCTGTCACCTACGGTTTGGGATCTCAAAGGTTGTGTACCAGCTGTGACAAGATTACTGAAGGACATTATAAAGCATGATCCATCAGCTTACCCTAATTTGATCCCAGTATTAggtatttttcaaagactTATCGCCTCCAAGGCGTACGATACACATGGGTTTGAACTACTAGAGTATATTATAACTTACATCCCGCTTTCCAAGTTACAGGATTACCTGAAGCAAATTGCCGTTTTATTGCTTCAGCGACTACAGGGATCCAGAACTGAAAAATATGTCAAAAAATTTATTGTGTTCTTAGGTGTACTGTCCAACAAATTTGATTCAGACTTTGTAGTACGCTTTATTGACGAAGTTCAACCAGAGCTTTTCAAACAGGTATGGACAAACTTCGTAATTGTTACACTTCCTAACATCGGAAACTTATTGGACCGTAAAATTGCATTCATTGGTGCATTGAACACTGTCACTGCCGAAAATATTTATACTGGTAGCTACTCGATGCTCCTTGTCCCAACTTTGGATGTTATACTAAAAACAACCGTTTCTGAGAGCCTTGTGGACTCCAAAACGGACTATATCGACATGGATGCATCAGAAGAGATCACCACATTCGGCTCCAGCTTCAGCAGATTGATAACCATTGCAGAAAAACCTTACGACCCACTACCTCAAGTTGACGTTATCCAGGGAGTTAAGATGTACCTCAAAAATGCATTCAGCAAACTACATCCTGTTCTTCTCAATCAGGTCACACAAGGACTGTCTGAAGAAGGCAGAAGAGCTTTGTCTTCCTTGAGTACGTAA
- the DOC1 gene encoding anaphase promoting complex subunit DOC1 (similar to Ashbya gossypii AFR272W) — MNQSILKRIESIVPVPNLTEPRDKPHKDRPLILDDSQANAPDRHRYVTDLNVEYHEEDINSELFLMKYTQGLQMLENQGYVDITSLAYWKPSSFKAGYPIENALDDNPGTFWQSDGSQPHTIDVFFSKRVDIIQLAMYFSLFIDESYTSETIRLYAGHSPSDATYYKTLEVRNVNGWVKFTFEDNRPSDGLLKCQFLRIEVVTNHENGKDTHLRGIRMFGPGESLVNIADAAMFEGFHSIEFLSQSRIR; from the coding sequence ATGAACCAAAGTATTCTTAAGAGGATAGAAAGCATTGTTCCAGTGCCAAACTTAACGGAACCAAGGGATAAGCCCCATAAAGACAGGCCGTTGATTTTAGATGACTCGCAGGCAAACGCGCCAGATAGGCATCGCTATGTTACAGACCTAAACGTCGAATACCACGAGGAGGATATCAACTCTGAATTATTTCTGATGAAGTATACCCAAGGTTTACAAATGCTAGAAAACCAAGGCTACGTTGATATTACAAGCTTAGCCTATTGGAAGCCTTCCTCTTTCAAAGCTGGATATCCCATCGAAAATGCATTGGACGACAACCCAGGTACTTTTTGGCAGAGTGATGGGTCTCAACCCCATACAATCGATGTCTTTTTCAGTAAGAGAGTAGATATTATCCAACTCGCCATGTATTTCTCCCTTTTCATTGATGAGTCTTATACCTCAGAAACTATACGTCTCTACGCGGGTCATAGTCCTTCAGATGCCACATACTACAAGACACTAGAAGTCAGAAATGTTAATGGTTGGGTTAAATTCACCTTTGAAGATAATAGACCTTCTGATGGCTTGCTTAAGTGCCAGTTTCTCCGCATCGAAGTCGTCACTAACCATGAAAATGGTAAAGACACCCATCTAAGAGGAATCCGTATGTTTGGACCAGGAGAATCCCTAGTAAATATAGCTGATGCTGCAATGTTTGAAGGTTTTCACAGCATAGAATTCCTCTCTCAGTCCAGAATACGATGA
- the BNA6 gene encoding nicotinate-nucleotide diphosphorylase (carboxylating) (similar to Ashbya gossypii AFR271W), which yields MPEFKNLIPANGAWKQDITNWLQEDIPAFDFGGYVVGSNEKNATLYCKQPGILAGVPFLEEVFNQCGLSYTWLYEEGEYLDPSESSEGKLPVADVRGEAKNLLMAERTALNILSRCSGIATASHNIITLARKAGYQGIIAGTRKTTPGLRRLEKYSMLVGGCDMHRYDLSSMVMLKDNHIWATGSITNAVQDARQVCGFSVKIEVECQSEAEADEAIQAGADIIMLDNFSGVSIRSTARSLKQKWADKKQFLLECSGGLKIDNLPEYLCNDIDIYSTSSIHQGTGVLDFSLKLNH from the coding sequence ATGCCggaattcaaaaatttaaTCCCAGCCAACGGAGCCTGGAAACAAGATATTACCAATTGGTTACAAGAAGACATCCCTGCATTTGATTTCGGAGGCTATGTAGTAGGTTCCAATGAAAAGAATGCTACGTTATATTGCAAGCAGCCCGGAATTCTCGCTGGAGTGccatttttggaagaagtttttaatcAGTGTGGTTTATCATATACTTGGTTGTATGAGGAGGGTGAATACTTGGATCCATCTGAAAGTTCAGAAGGTAAGCTTCCTGTAGCTGATGTTAGAGGCGAAGCCAAAAACTTGTTAATGGCAGAGAGAACCGCcttaaatatattgagTAGATGTTCAGGAATTGCAACTGCTTCTCATAACATCATTACTTTGGCACGGAAAGCTGGTTACCAAGGCATCATAGCAGGTACCAGGAAGACAACACCAGGTCTTCGCAGATTAGAGAAGTACTCGATGTTGGTTGGTGGCTGTGATATGCATAGATATGACTTGTCGTCGATGGTTATGCTAAAAGATAACCACATATGGGCCACTGGTTCTATTACTAATGCAGTTCAGGATGCAAGACAAGTTTGTGGGTTTTCAGTGAaaattgaagttgaatgTCAATCTGAAGCTGAGGCCGACGAGGCAATCCAAGCAGGCGCTGATATAATCATGCTAGATAACTTTAGTGGTGTTAGTATAAGGTCCACTGCAAGAAGTTTGAAGCAGAAATGGGCCGATAAAAAGCAGTTCTTATTAGAATGCAGCGGAGGCCTCAAGATAGACAATCTGCCTGAATATTTATGTAATGATATTGACATCTACAGCACAAGTAGTATTCACCAAGGAACAGGTGTCCTTGATTTCTCTCTCAAACTTAACCATTAA
- the KAP114 gene encoding karyopherin KAP114 (similar to Ashbya gossypii AFR269W), whose product MKDTTSRWLTTKMDLSELILHAQSPVKDQRESAETALLSLCSSDPGSVFVSLINIASDPSAEVASKQFCLVSIRKLITMYWNAGFESYCGPPGVNEGAKEVVRENLLKLVLGDSQNSKIVSASSYCIVQIAAVDFPDEWPSLLDTVYDAITYDYSANALSLLHEIFDDVVSEEMFFQGGIGWKTVQIVFSLLSNTSSSFGIKDAAMKLYHSCLLQLLSPHALESDENRSQIAQHVNETLHIFLQLLGNHNLADPSNELLDLKAHTYENLTLLKTQFPKKLFPDDLKGSFKTVALKDLDTLGKYYSQILASVDEALLQSVDESAINIIGFLSSLHECELEGPEVNNLLESLVQLCSLPMHQADDLTNDLNSFVSKETGVSGVYTIRDEVFQFLSDMIGTNYRNIFQTLLEQAGSVMHLDWEKQESMLYLLQSCQGNTEEFEVNSQGLVELLLRLQNILESQNIHCLVWSRLSITIAKILEKFVCKLENIKLIVKEFIFKTLTIASSSPNSTMKAGSLISYKCYSSFVALGSVLGVEDCEKLERQVLDIINDIYAEVDDDTPGFLLEVLSGVIASNPESTNKSLKASELEFVLKLSTSDPYSVQVVVEAQDCLSSLLQKVRSDDYIYYAELCIPSFVSVLRADGTHGFAYTPLVSLSLELLTVFLKKNPSDGFLPQSVVEYVFEPLTSLIMSSEDDELLQLSTEAFAFLLANSKKDDISSHLQTAIMILERLLASDTSYSASSKVGSLLLSVLTKFADQIQDIMPKLLEAAARRLVQVNNIHTVENLILVFCHLTSVDVKQTVDFLSSLILDSDGHSALQLIIPKWLDSFEIIRGEKKIKENIVALSKLFFLNDSRVANILVNGDLIPYDGDLIITRSMAKSLPDKYTRISAYEKIIKLMVTELMFQYNQPDPDKYMSSQSEKLTKTNQDNKSNSGNADHDDDWEDIDDVLEYEKLQEYIEGSDIDDDDDDLLIMNNIQETTSELLSQFFKEAVIKDISGFKDIYTRLNEQEKRCLSIYIV is encoded by the coding sequence ATGAAGGACACAACTAGCAGGTGGTTGACTACAAAAATGGACCTTAGCGAATTGATTTTACATGCGCAAAGTCCTGTGAAGGATCAGAGAGAATCAGCAGAGACGGCATTATTGAGCCTATGTTCTAGTGATCCTGGATCTGTGTTTGTATCGCTGATTAATATCGCATCTGATCCGTCGGCTGAAGTAGCCTCTAAACAATTTTGCTTGGTGTCAATTAGAAAGCTAATCACAATGTATTGGAATGCCGGTTTTGAATCGTATTGCGGGCCACCTGGTGTCAATGAGGGGGCCAAAGAGGTTGTCAGGGAAAACTTGCTGAAATTGGTTTTAGGTGATTCTCAAAATTCGAAGATTGTGAGTGCTAGTTCATACTGCATTGTACAAATTGCAGCTGTTGACTTTCCTGACGAGTGGCCCTCATTGTTAGACACTGTATATGATGCTATTACTTATGATTATTCTGCCAATGCTTTATCTCTCTTGCATGagatatttgatgatgttgtCTCTGAGGAAATGTTCTTTCAGGGTGGAATCGGTTGGAAGACTGTACAAATTGTATTTAGTTTACTATCCAACACTTCTTCGTCCTTTGGCATAAAGGATGCAGCGATGAAATTGTACCACTCCTGTTTGCTGCAATTGTTGTCCCCTCATGCACTCGAATCTGATGAGAACAGATCCCAGATTGCTCAACATGTGAATGAGACCTTACATATTTTCCTACAATTACTTGGCAATCATAATTTAGCTGATCCTTCAAATGAACTTCTCGACCTAAAGGCTCACACCTATGAGAATTTGACATTATTGAAAACCCAATTCCCTAAGAAATTATTCCCTGATGATTTAAAGGGTTCCTTCAAAACTGTTGCTCTAAAGGATCTAGACACGCTGGGCAAATATTATTCTCAAATTTTAGCATCAGTTGATGAAGCTCTTTTGCAATCCGTTGATGAAAGCGCtatcaatattattggCTTTTTGTCCTCTTTACATGAGTGTGAGTTAGAGGGGCCAGAAGTTAATAATTTATTAGAGTCACTAGTACAACTTTGTTCCTTACCTATGCACCAAGCGGATGATTTGACAAACGACTTAAATTCATTTGTGAGTAAGGAAACAGGTGTTTCCGGGGTATACACAATTCGAGATGAAGTGTTTCAATTTCTTAGTGATATGATTGGGACAAATTatagaaatatatttcagaCCTTACTGGAACAAGCAGGTTCTGTTATGCACTTAGATTGGGAGAAGCAGGAGTCCATGTTGTACCTTCTCCAAAGTTGCCAAGGGAATACTGAGGAGTTTGAAGTTAATTCTCAGGGATTGGTGGAGTTACTTCTCAGATTGcagaatattttggaatCACAAAATATCCATTGTTTGGTTTGGTCAAGACTTTCAATAACTATTGCAAagatattggaaaaatttGTTTGTAAACTTGAGAATATTAAGCTAATTGTGAAAGAatttatcttcaaaactttaaCGATTGCATCTTCCTCGCCAAACAGCACAATGAAGGCAGGATCATTGATATCTTACAAATGTTATTCGTCTTTTGTTGCCCTCGGTTCTGTTTTAGGTGTTGAAGATTGCGAGAAGTTAGAAAGACAAGTATTAGATATCATCAACGATATCTATGCGGAAGTCGATGATGATACACCTGGTTTCTTGCTAGAAGTTTTATCAGGTGTTATAGCTTCCAATCCTGAAAGTACTAACAAAAGCCTCAAAGCTTCTGAATTGGAGTTTGTCTTAAAGTTGTCTACTTCAGATCCATACAGTGTCCAAGTGGTTGTTGAGGCACAAGATTGTCTGAGTTCATTGCTCCAAAAGGTAAGAAGCGACgattatatttattacGCGGAGTTATGTATTCCGTCGTTTGTCTCTGTATTGAGAGCTGATGGTACTCATGGTTTTGCATACACACCACTAGTATCTCTTTCCTTAGAGCTTCTAACTGTGTTCTTAAAGAAGAACCCAAGTGACGGTTTTCTACCGCAGTCAGTAGTTGAATATGTTTTTGAACCATTAACGTCCCTAATTATGAGCTCTGAAGATGACGAGTTGTTACAACTTTCCACTGAAGCTTTTGCATTTTTATTAGCTAACTCGAAAAAAGATGATATATCTTCTCACCTACAAACAGCTATAATGATACTAGAAAGGCTATTAGCATCGGATACATCATATTCAGCTTCCAGCAAAGTTGGctctttattattatccgTTTTAACCAAATTTGCAGATCAAATTCAGGACATAATGCCAAAACTTTTGGAGGCTGCGGCAAGAAGGCTTGTGCAAGTGAACAATATACACACAGTGGAGAACTTGATTTTGGTATTCTGTCATTTGACATCAGTCGATGTAAAACAAACAGTTGACTTTTTATCTTCCTTAATTTTGGATTCAGATGGCCATTCAGCTTTACAATTAATCATACCAAAGTGGCTTGATTCATTTGAAATTATTAGAGGcgagaagaagataaagGAAAATATCGTTGCCTTATCAAAACTATTCTTCTTGAATGACTCAAGAGTTGCAAACATCCTTGTCAATGGTGACCTTATACCTTACGATGGTGATTTAATCATTACAAGATCTATGGCAAAAAGCCTGCCAGATAAGTATACTCGCATTTCGGCTTATgaaaaaattatcaaactAATGGTGACTGAGTTGATGTTCCAATATAATCAACCTGATCCTGATAAGTATATGTCATCTCAGTCAGAAAAATTAACAAAGACCAATCAGGACAATAAGAGTAATTCTGGTAATGCTGATCATGATGACGATTGGGAAGATATCGATGATGTATTGGAATATGAAAAACTGcaagaatatattgaagGTAGcgatattgatgatgatgacgacgatTTACTAATCATGAACAATATTCAGGAAACCACATCAGAGTTGCTATCTCAGTTCTTTAAAGAAGCTGTTATAAAAGATATAAGTGGCTTTAAAGACATATATACCCGTTTGAATGAGCAGGAGAAGAGGTGTTTGTCAATTTATATAGTCTAG
- the ANK1 gene encoding ankyrin repeat-containing protein ANK1 (similar to Ashbya gossypii AFR268C), whose protein sequence is MDEIEGATYGEQLLDASRRNNVDLLEFILEQDSNIVAKLINDTKDPFGNTCLHMCCKYGSWDVLDTILDVDCPIEIDPQNVEGDTPLHTVVKYSEEEPEHGTFIASNLIQVGADPRIKNNSGRKPIELIHNDKFTDLIDLLQSAELAADNKGTAINENEAEVIDDSPEDG, encoded by the coding sequence atggatgaaattgaaggTGCTACTTACGGTGAGCAATTATTAGATGCCTCTAGAAGGAACAACGTGGATTTACTGGAATTTATTCTGGAACAAGATTCGAATATAGTTGCAAAATTGATAAATGATACCAAAGATCCATTTGGAAACACATGCTTACATATGTGCTGTAAATACGGGTCTTGGGATGTTCTAGATACTATTCTAGATGTTGATTGCCCCATTGAAATAGATCCCCAAAATGTTGAAGGAGACACGCCGTTACACACTGTTGTTAAATATTCGGAAGAGGAACCTGAACATGGAACTTTCATTGCAAGTAATCTAATCCAGGTGGGAGCAGACCCAAGAATAAAGAATAATAGCGGTCGGAAACCGATCGAATTAATCCACAATGACAAGTTTACCGACTTGATTGACTTACTGCAAAGTGCAGAGCTTGCAGCTGACAATAAAGGTACAGCAATTAATGAGAATGAAGCTGAAGTCATTGACGATAGCCCAGAAGATGGATAG
- the TAD1 gene encoding tRNA-specific adenosine deaminase (similar to Ashbya gossypii AFR267W) has translation MCNNTRLLAEGVSELVIKQYDSLKISNKPSIKSNGIKEWTVLAGIVAIDENTNELRLISVATGVKALPNEELERSHGRMLHDSHAEILALRAFNVVLLKQMALLAANPTETCDLVERCNTTHPYRMRKRWKIALYISRPPCGDCSMDILGEDDTNYMQFSFDDCCQYINPGIRTTLRGRFNYDCKGVTRTKPGRPDSKITLSKSCSDKLASKQVISILNSTNWKLLETPVFLSYLVLPQHHREKASDGCLRNFHYRLLGLNEVHSIEMIFCSKKFNGDKEEESQTPCPISGVYINIKPMEMDIEEGILNGVLNGFYVKATRPLRKNCESILSRSSFWTLFTQLGYYVNSNSYLDFKSKQTSRNQLKEQVRLHLSSDGWIPTSADDCF, from the coding sequence ATGTGCAATAATACGAGGTTATTAGCTGAGGGAGTTAGTGAATTGGTTATAAAGCAATATGATTCATTGAAAATAAGTAATAAGCCAAGTATTAAATCAAATGGGATCAAGGAATGGACTGTTTTGGCTGGTATTGTTGCCATTGACGAAAACACAAATGAATTGCGTTTAATATCTGTAGCTACAGGTGTGAAAGCTCTTCCTAATGAAGAACTGGAACGCAGCCATGGAAGAATGCTACATGATTCTCATGCAGAGATCTTGGCTTTGAGGGCGTTTAATGTAGTGCTTTTGAAGCAAATGGCATTGTTGGCTGCCAATCCGACGGAGACATGCGATTTAGTTGAACGGTGTAACACAACGCACCCTTATAGGATGCGAAAGCGGTGGAAAATAGCATTATACATATCAAGACCACCCTGCGGTGATTGTAGTATGGATATTTTGGGAGAAGATGATACGAATTACATGCAATTCTCATTTGATGATTGTTGCCAATACATAAACCCAGGGATAAGAACTACTCTTAGAGGTCGTTTTAATTATGACTGCAAAGGTGTCACTAGGACTAAACCAGGACGTCCTGATTCTAAAATTACTTTATCGAAATCTTGTTCCGATAAGTTAGCATCAAAGCAGGTCATATCTATACTCAATAGTACGAACTGGAAGCTACTAGAAACCCCTGTATTTTTAAGTTATCTTGTGCTACCACAACATCACAGGGAAAAGGCTTCTGATGGATGTTTGAGGAACTTTCACTATAGATTATTGGGGTTAAATGAAGTGCATAGTATTGaaatgatattttgttcGAAGAAGTTTAATGGTGATAAAGAGGAGGAAAGCCAAACACCATGTCCAATATCTGGAgtatatatcaatattaaaCCAATGGAGATGGATATTGAAGAGGGTATCCTTAATGGAGTGCTGAATGGCTTTTATGTGAAAGCAACTAGACCTTTGAGAAAGAATTGTGAATCGATTTTGAGTCGATCCTCCTTCTGGACGCTATTTACACAGCTTGGATATTATGTGAACTCGAACAGCTATCTAGACTTCAAGAGCAAGCAAACTTCCAGGAATCAACTAAAAGAACAAGTACGCTTACACCTCTCATCCGATGGTTGGATTCCTACGTCAGCCGACGACTGCTTCTGA